The following proteins are encoded in a genomic region of Burkholderia cepacia:
- a CDS encoding adenylate/guanylate cyclase domain-containing protein: protein MRCAHCGFDNPAGVGFCETCGAVLTRTCPRCGHESGASAKFCSECGAPLADAGPSPRPRLSAGPAGPSMAPIHYTPQHLAERILAEQAAMEARGGTAGERKTVTALFADMAGSTALIHDLDPEEAHRLIEPVVALMMEAVHYYEGYVAKSLGDGILALFGAPIAHEDHPQRALFAALRMQQAMRRHSDRIRLEKGIPLQIRVGVHTGEVVVRSIRTDDLHTDYDPVGHTIHIASRMEGIATPSSILVSESTHKLAEGYFEFKALGATQVKGVPEPLPVYEVLGLGALRTRLQLAAHRGLARFVGRDAELDHLHGALQQAGAGCGQVVAVVGEAGVGKSRLFHEFKERSRRGCLLLETFSVSHGKAFAYLPLIELLKNYFQITAQDDERRCREKVMGKALTLERSFEELVPYLLYLLGVGDGGPALAEMDPQIRRERTFDAIIRLLARESRDQPVELLFEDLQWLDRETEAFLACLIERVERTRILLLVNYRPEYQPVWEGAAHRTQLRLEPLGPAEAQGLLAALLGDDPTLAPLEQLILENTEGNPFFMEEVVQTLVEEHALLGEPGRYRIERIPAALHIPTTVQGVLAARIDRLAIDEKELLQTLAVIGKEFPFSLIRRICDGQAARTDDDLRRLLARLEAAEFIYERPAFPEVEYSFKHALTQEVAGHSLLTERRSALHERTAQAIEALFPTRIADYCSELAHHYRLSGNVPKAVEYLYRTGQQALQHSAQPDAMRHLGAALELLERLPDTPERAHQELTLRIALGPALMAVRGYGAPDVAANYTRALALCEQIGETSQLFLVQLGLRTHYHLRAEYATAREIGDRMLRMARQAKHPGLLVEAHLALSASLFFEGELMRARAHGERALALLDAEPRTGPAFAGTIDPGIRSLNFLAWTLWHQGCADQANLRCRQALARARQVAHVPTLALTLAYAAQLRQFRREADAAREHAEALMTLATEQGLPFWHAWGAVLRGWAMSEQGDLANGIAQMRAGLDGYRATGAAMGCTHFLSLLAQSCARAGAPAAGLAAIDEAMALAARTGERCYEAELHRLKASLLLGAAGSADDAEDCLWRAIDVARRQRARSFELRAVLSLARVWQGQGRTADAWRMVSEAYRGFTEGFDTADLREAAALLDQLASNGG from the coding sequence ATGCGCTGCGCACATTGCGGATTCGACAACCCCGCCGGGGTCGGCTTCTGCGAGACCTGCGGGGCCGTGTTGACGCGCACCTGCCCGCGCTGCGGCCACGAGTCGGGCGCGTCCGCGAAGTTCTGCAGCGAATGCGGCGCGCCGCTGGCCGATGCGGGTCCGTCGCCGCGTCCGCGGCTGTCCGCCGGGCCTGCCGGTCCGTCCATGGCGCCGATCCATTACACGCCTCAGCACCTCGCCGAGCGCATCCTCGCGGAACAGGCGGCGATGGAAGCGCGCGGCGGAACCGCTGGCGAGCGCAAGACCGTCACCGCGCTGTTCGCGGACATGGCCGGCTCCACCGCGCTGATCCACGACCTCGATCCGGAAGAGGCCCACCGGCTGATCGAGCCGGTCGTCGCGCTGATGATGGAAGCCGTCCACTACTACGAAGGCTACGTGGCCAAGTCGCTCGGTGACGGCATCCTCGCGCTGTTCGGCGCACCGATCGCCCACGAGGATCATCCGCAGCGCGCGCTGTTCGCGGCGCTGCGCATGCAGCAGGCGATGCGCCGTCACAGCGACCGGATTCGTCTGGAGAAGGGCATCCCGCTGCAGATCCGCGTCGGCGTGCACACCGGCGAAGTCGTCGTGCGCTCGATCCGCACCGACGACCTGCACACCGACTACGATCCGGTCGGGCACACGATCCACATCGCATCGCGGATGGAAGGCATCGCGACGCCGTCGTCGATCCTCGTCAGCGAGTCGACCCACAAGCTGGCCGAAGGCTATTTCGAGTTCAAGGCGCTCGGCGCCACCCAGGTCAAGGGCGTGCCGGAGCCGCTGCCGGTGTACGAGGTGCTGGGGCTCGGCGCGCTGCGCACGCGGCTGCAGCTGGCCGCGCATCGCGGCCTCGCGCGCTTCGTCGGCCGCGACGCCGAACTCGATCACCTGCACGGCGCGTTGCAGCAGGCCGGCGCGGGGTGCGGGCAGGTCGTCGCGGTGGTCGGCGAGGCCGGCGTCGGCAAATCGCGGCTGTTCCACGAGTTCAAGGAGCGCTCGCGGCGCGGCTGCCTGCTGCTCGAGACTTTCTCGGTGTCGCACGGCAAGGCGTTCGCGTATCTGCCGCTGATCGAGCTGCTGAAGAACTATTTCCAGATCACTGCGCAAGACGACGAGCGCCGCTGCCGGGAAAAGGTGATGGGCAAGGCGCTGACGCTCGAGCGCAGCTTCGAGGAACTGGTGCCCTACCTGCTTTATCTGCTGGGCGTCGGCGACGGCGGACCGGCGCTCGCCGAGATGGACCCGCAGATTCGGCGCGAGCGCACCTTCGACGCGATCATCCGGCTGCTGGCGCGCGAGAGCCGCGACCAGCCGGTCGAGCTGCTGTTCGAGGACCTGCAATGGCTCGATCGGGAGACCGAAGCATTTCTCGCCTGCCTGATCGAGCGCGTCGAGCGCACGCGCATCCTGCTGCTCGTGAACTACCGGCCGGAGTACCAGCCGGTCTGGGAAGGCGCGGCGCATCGCACGCAATTGCGGCTCGAACCGCTGGGCCCGGCCGAGGCCCAGGGGCTGCTCGCCGCGCTGCTCGGCGACGATCCCACCCTCGCGCCCCTCGAGCAGCTGATCCTCGAAAACACGGAGGGCAATCCGTTCTTCATGGAGGAAGTGGTCCAGACGCTCGTCGAGGAACACGCGCTGCTCGGCGAGCCGGGGCGCTACCGGATCGAGCGGATTCCGGCCGCGCTGCATATTCCGACGACCGTGCAGGGCGTGCTGGCCGCCCGCATCGACCGGCTCGCGATCGACGAGAAGGAGTTGCTGCAGACGCTCGCGGTGATCGGCAAGGAGTTTCCGTTCAGCCTGATCCGCCGCATCTGCGACGGCCAGGCCGCGCGGACGGACGACGATCTGCGCCGTCTGCTGGCACGGCTGGAGGCCGCGGAATTCATTTACGAGCGGCCTGCGTTTCCCGAGGTCGAGTATTCGTTCAAGCATGCGCTGACGCAGGAAGTCGCCGGGCACTCGCTGCTCACCGAGCGGCGCAGCGCGCTGCACGAGCGCACCGCGCAGGCGATCGAGGCGCTGTTCCCGACCCGCATCGCGGATTACTGCAGCGAACTCGCGCACCACTACCGGCTGAGCGGCAACGTGCCGAAAGCCGTCGAGTACCTGTACCGCACCGGGCAGCAGGCGCTCCAGCATTCCGCGCAGCCGGACGCGATGCGTCACCTCGGCGCGGCGCTGGAATTGCTCGAGCGCCTGCCCGATACGCCCGAGCGCGCGCATCAGGAACTGACGCTGCGGATCGCGCTGGGACCGGCGTTGATGGCGGTCCGCGGCTACGGCGCGCCGGACGTCGCGGCGAACTACACGCGCGCACTGGCGCTGTGCGAGCAGATCGGCGAGACATCCCAGCTCTTTTTGGTGCAGCTCGGGCTGAGGACGCATTACCACTTGCGCGCGGAGTATGCGACTGCCCGCGAGATCGGCGACCGGATGTTGCGCATGGCGCGTCAGGCGAAGCATCCGGGGCTGCTCGTGGAGGCGCATCTCGCGCTGTCGGCCAGCCTGTTCTTCGAAGGCGAGCTCATGCGCGCCCGGGCTCACGGGGAACGGGCGCTGGCGTTGCTCGACGCCGAACCGCGTACCGGGCCCGCGTTCGCCGGCACGATCGATCCGGGCATCCGCAGCCTGAATTTCCTCGCGTGGACCCTGTGGCATCAGGGCTGCGCGGATCAGGCGAACCTGCGCTGCCGGCAGGCGCTCGCGCGGGCCCGGCAGGTCGCTCACGTTCCGACGCTGGCGCTGACGCTCGCGTACGCGGCCCAGCTTCGTCAATTCCGGCGCGAAGCCGACGCGGCGCGCGAGCACGCCGAAGCGCTGATGACGCTCGCGACCGAGCAGGGGCTGCCGTTCTGGCATGCGTGGGGCGCGGTCCTGCGGGGCTGGGCGATGAGCGAGCAGGGCGACCTCGCGAACGGGATCGCGCAGATGCGCGCGGGCCTCGACGGCTACCGCGCGACCGGCGCCGCGATGGGCTGCACACACTTCCTCTCGCTGCTCGCGCAGAGCTGCGCACGCGCCGGCGCTCCGGCGGCGGGCCTCGCTGCGATCGACGAAGCGATGGCGCTGGCGGCGCGCACCGGAGAGCGCTGCTACGAAGCGGAGCTGCATCGACTCAAGGCGTCGCTGCTGCTCGGCGCGGCGGGCAGTGCGGATGACGCCGAGGACTGTCTTTGGCGTGCGATCGACGTCGCGCGCCGCCAGCGTGCCCGTTCGTTCGAGCTGCGCGCGGTGCTGAGCCTCGCGCGCGTGTGGCAAGGCCAGGGCCGGACGGCCGACGCGTGGCGGATGGTGTCCGAGGCGTACCGCGGATTTACGGAAGGTTTCGATACGGCCGACTTGCGCGAGGCCGCCGCGCTGCTCGACCAGCTGGCTTCGAACGGCGGGTGA
- a CDS encoding RES family NAD+ phosphorylase, whose amino-acid sequence MTTLWRISNFADLKGIGGLRAGGRWHFAGQPVVYLAEHPALALLETLVHFEIATVEQLPSGYQLLRVEVPDSVAVAEIAEHDAPADWRTNPDWTKGAGTEWLHTQPSALLRVPSVVVPHAHNFLLNPLHPAVAEIRVAEILQTPYDSRILRLIQPKPQA is encoded by the coding sequence TTGACGACGCTGTGGCGGATCAGCAATTTCGCCGACCTGAAAGGCATCGGCGGGTTGCGCGCCGGCGGGCGCTGGCATTTCGCCGGGCAGCCCGTCGTGTATCTCGCCGAGCATCCGGCGCTCGCGCTGCTCGAGACGCTCGTTCATTTCGAGATCGCCACGGTCGAGCAATTGCCGAGCGGATACCAGCTGCTGCGGGTCGAGGTGCCCGACTCGGTTGCGGTGGCCGAGATCGCCGAGCACGACGCACCGGCCGACTGGCGGACGAATCCCGACTGGACGAAGGGCGCGGGCACCGAGTGGCTGCACACGCAACCGAGCGCGCTGCTGCGCGTGCCGAGCGTCGTCGTGCCGCACGCGCACAACTTCCTGCTGAATCCACTTCACCCGGCCGTCGCCGAGATTCGCGTCGCGGAGATCTTGCAAACGCCATACGACAGCCGAATCCTGCGGCTGATCCAGCCGAAGCCGCAGGCGTGA
- the parS gene encoding antitoxin Xre/MbcA/ParS toxin-binding domain-containing protein, giving the protein MATIAFHPSGVAHPRQAEFTILEQLLAIRVRSGADLAELASARVDVSVIDRLSERGLKSDELAFIIPRRTLSHRRQAHERLSPEESDKAIRLARIVAQATATFGDQDKAMAWLRNGLQRFGGRTSLDMASTEHGARLVEEALTQIDEGYFA; this is encoded by the coding sequence ATGGCAACCATTGCTTTTCATCCTTCGGGCGTCGCGCATCCGCGTCAGGCCGAATTCACGATTCTCGAACAGCTGCTGGCGATCCGAGTCCGATCGGGGGCCGATCTTGCCGAGCTGGCGAGCGCGCGCGTCGACGTCTCGGTGATCGACCGGCTGTCCGAGCGCGGGCTGAAATCGGATGAACTGGCCTTCATCATTCCGCGCCGCACGCTGAGCCATCGTCGCCAGGCGCACGAACGCCTGTCGCCGGAGGAATCCGACAAGGCGATCCGTCTCGCGCGCATCGTCGCGCAGGCGACGGCCACGTTCGGCGACCAGGACAAGGCGATGGCGTGGCTGCGCAACGGGCTCCAGCGCTTCGGCGGCCGTACGTCGCTCGACATGGCGAGCACCGAGCATGGCGCGCGGCTCGTCGAGGAAGCCCTCACGCAGATCGACGAGGGGTATTTCGCTTGA
- a CDS encoding purine-nucleoside phosphorylase yields the protein MKSFIYAVVAATALSASYGAFAQSSQPSPTLQAAQTRVTNADETGYGAQAAAGVRAGHVVTVTQSGPGSVYFGH from the coding sequence ATGAAATCGTTCATCTACGCCGTGGTCGCAGCCACTGCCCTGTCCGCGTCGTACGGCGCGTTCGCCCAATCGAGCCAGCCGTCGCCGACGCTGCAGGCCGCGCAGACGCGGGTCACCAACGCCGACGAAACCGGCTATGGCGCGCAGGCAGCCGCCGGCGTTCGCGCGGGCCACGTCGTGACGGTCACGCAGAGCGGCCCCGGCTCGGTCTACTTCGGTCATTGA
- a CDS encoding dienelactone hydrolase family protein codes for MSQTSGSMITFRRPDGQELQGYLATPAKTEGAPAVVVIQEWWGLNDQIRGVADRLARCGYFALVPDLYRGKSTVEEEEAHHLMTGLDFGDAASQDIPGAVQYLKTRAARIAVTGFCMGGALTLLALQNADVAAGIAWYGLPPLDYIDASKLKVPLMGHWGTQDAFFAIDQVDALEKKLGAANVDFTFHRYLAHHAFANETAVGPGRLPGTQYDPAWSQIAWDRTLTFLGRTLWTTEPK; via the coding sequence ATGTCTCAAACATCCGGTTCCATGATCACGTTTCGACGCCCGGACGGCCAGGAACTGCAGGGCTATCTCGCCACGCCGGCAAAGACCGAAGGCGCGCCCGCGGTCGTCGTCATCCAGGAATGGTGGGGGCTGAACGACCAGATCCGCGGCGTCGCGGATCGCCTCGCGCGCTGCGGCTACTTCGCGCTCGTGCCCGACCTGTATCGCGGCAAATCGACGGTCGAGGAAGAAGAAGCGCACCACCTGATGACCGGGCTCGATTTCGGCGACGCGGCCTCGCAGGACATCCCCGGCGCGGTGCAGTACCTGAAGACGCGAGCCGCGCGCATCGCCGTCACCGGCTTCTGCATGGGCGGCGCACTGACCCTGCTCGCGCTGCAGAACGCCGACGTGGCAGCCGGCATCGCGTGGTACGGCCTGCCCCCGCTCGACTACATCGACGCATCGAAGCTCAAGGTGCCGCTGATGGGCCATTGGGGCACGCAGGATGCGTTCTTCGCGATTGACCAGGTCGATGCGCTCGAGAAGAAGCTGGGCGCCGCGAACGTCGACTTCACGTTCCATCGCTATCTCGCGCACCATGCGTTCGCGAACGAAACGGCCGTCGGCCCCGGCCGCCTGCCGGGCACGCAATACGATCCGGCATGGTCGCAGATCGCATGGGACCGGACGCTCACGTTCCTCGGCCGCACGCTGTGGACGACCGAGCCGAAGTAA
- a CDS encoding LysR family transcriptional regulator: MDTLQMMRIFVRVAEEGSFTSAAQRLDITTAYASRSVAQLETHLRTRLLNRSTRRIALTDAGQRYLDRCQRVLAYIDEAEAEAADAQAKPSGRLHVHATTSFGQAYVVPAVVRYRQRYPSVAVELTLSQHVPDIIDEGYDVSLQLSATELPDSGLVSQRLGEVHSVLCASPAYLREHGTPQTIKDLEAHACLQIVTPVFPRDRWHLDGPDGRETFELPLPDFQVNVADALGAALRAGLGIGSLPMSTAVPALRSGALVRVLPDYRLQKLTVYTLYASRQYLDAKIRTFVDFLRECVPEMLATDEAALCGSGQP; this comes from the coding sequence ATGGACACGTTACAGATGATGCGCATTTTCGTCCGGGTTGCGGAGGAGGGCAGCTTCACGAGCGCGGCCCAGCGCCTGGACATCACGACGGCCTATGCATCGCGGTCGGTCGCGCAGCTCGAGACCCATCTGCGCACGCGCCTGCTCAACCGCAGCACGCGCCGCATCGCACTGACCGACGCCGGGCAGCGTTATCTCGACCGCTGCCAGCGGGTGCTCGCCTATATCGACGAGGCCGAGGCGGAAGCGGCGGACGCGCAGGCGAAGCCGTCCGGACGGCTGCACGTTCATGCGACGACGAGCTTCGGCCAGGCCTACGTGGTGCCCGCGGTCGTGCGTTACCGGCAGCGTTATCCGTCGGTCGCGGTCGAGCTCACGCTGTCGCAGCACGTACCCGACATCATCGACGAAGGCTACGACGTGTCGCTGCAGTTGAGTGCGACGGAGCTTCCCGATTCGGGGCTCGTGTCGCAGCGGCTCGGCGAGGTGCACAGCGTGCTGTGCGCGTCGCCCGCGTACCTGCGCGAACACGGCACGCCGCAGACGATCAAGGACCTCGAAGCGCATGCCTGCCTGCAGATCGTCACGCCCGTATTTCCGCGCGATCGCTGGCATCTCGACGGCCCCGACGGCCGAGAGACCTTCGAGCTTCCGCTGCCCGACTTTCAGGTGAATGTCGCCGATGCGCTCGGCGCCGCATTGCGCGCCGGCCTCGGTATCGGTTCGCTGCCGATGTCGACCGCGGTGCCGGCACTGCGCAGCGGCGCGCTGGTGCGCGTGCTGCCCGACTACCGCTTGCAGAAGCTGACCGTCTACACGCTGTACGCATCGCGCCAGTATCTCGATGCGAAAATCCGCACGTTCGTCGATTTTCTGCGTGAATGCGTACCCGAAATGCTGGCCACCGACGAGGCTGCGCTGTGCGGTTCCGGTCAGCCTTGA
- a CDS encoding adenylosuccinate synthase, which yields MPNVVVVGAQWGDEGKGRVVDWLAAQADLVARYNGGHNAGHTLVVGGKTYKLALLPSGIVRGKRGVIGNGVALDPEALLAEIARMAELGLSVTPDNLSIAENATLVLPIHRAVDRAQEQLRREPIGTTLRGIGPAYEDKVGRRGLRVCDLADPDGLAHKLDALLDHHNAWFRGLGLDTWSRDAMLATLADLAPKVLPFVRPVWADLNDAHDQGRKILFEGSQAVMLDIDWGTYPFVTSSGTVASAAAAGTGLGASKLGHVLGVTKAYATRVGGGPFVTELADEAGERLRERGREYGVNTGRPRRCGWLDAAQLRQAVRISGIDSLALTKLDVLDGFDVIRLGVGYELDGKRIDHLPASLAALARAKPVYEQFDGWAGTVAGKRRLGDLPQAARRFVERVEAVAGAPVAMITTGAERDDTIVLRNPFESSARA from the coding sequence ATGCCGAACGTGGTGGTCGTGGGCGCCCAATGGGGCGACGAAGGTAAGGGACGTGTCGTAGACTGGCTGGCGGCACAGGCCGATCTCGTCGCGCGCTACAACGGCGGCCACAACGCGGGTCATACGCTGGTTGTCGGCGGCAAGACATACAAGCTCGCGCTCCTGCCGAGCGGCATCGTGCGCGGCAAGCGCGGCGTGATCGGCAACGGCGTGGCGCTCGATCCGGAAGCCTTGCTCGCGGAAATCGCGCGGATGGCCGAACTCGGGCTGTCGGTGACGCCGGACAACCTGTCGATCGCCGAGAACGCGACGCTGGTGCTGCCGATCCACCGGGCCGTCGATCGTGCACAGGAGCAGTTGCGCCGCGAGCCCATCGGCACCACGCTGCGCGGGATCGGGCCGGCCTACGAGGACAAGGTCGGCCGCCGGGGGCTGCGGGTCTGCGATCTGGCCGATCCGGACGGACTCGCTCACAAGCTCGACGCGCTGCTCGATCATCACAATGCGTGGTTTCGTGGCCTGGGCCTCGACACGTGGTCACGCGATGCGATGCTGGCGACGCTCGCCGACCTCGCGCCCAAGGTGCTGCCGTTCGTGCGGCCGGTGTGGGCCGACCTCAACGACGCGCACGACCAGGGCAGGAAGATCCTGTTCGAGGGGTCTCAAGCCGTGATGCTGGACATCGACTGGGGCACGTATCCGTTCGTGACGTCATCCGGCACCGTCGCATCGGCAGCGGCGGCCGGTACGGGGCTCGGCGCGTCGAAGCTCGGCCATGTGCTGGGCGTGACCAAGGCCTATGCGACCCGCGTCGGCGGCGGGCCATTCGTCACGGAGCTTGCCGACGAGGCCGGCGAGCGGCTGCGGGAGCGCGGGCGCGAGTACGGCGTGAATACCGGCCGGCCGCGCCGCTGCGGATGGCTCGATGCCGCGCAGTTGCGTCAGGCGGTCAGGATTTCGGGCATCGATTCGCTGGCGCTCACCAAGCTCGACGTGCTCGACGGTTTCGACGTGATCCGGCTCGGCGTCGGCTACGAGCTCGACGGAAAGCGCATCGATCATCTGCCCGCGAGCCTCGCTGCGCTGGCCCGCGCGAAGCCGGTCTACGAGCAGTTCGACGGGTGGGCCGGCACGGTCGCCGGAAAACGGCGGCTCGGCGACCTGCCGCAAGCGGCGCGCCGCTTCGTCGAACGCGTCGAAGCGGTCGCGGGCGCACCGGTTGCGATGATCACGACCGGCGCGGAGCGCGACGACACGATCGTGTTGCGCAATCCGTTCGAGTCGTCCGCGCGCGCATAG
- the gcvA gene encoding transcriptional regulator GcvA translates to MRRTLPPLNSLRAFEAAARHGSFTLAADELCVTHGAISRHVQQLEAWLGRPLFERHNRRVELTEAGRVYLAEVGASFDRIALATAQQLQRGRHGVLRVSAPATFSLRWLVPKLSSFQVAHPAIEVRLSTSNEPIDKLRDVVDVIIRGGPQAIDGYVAEEFLSEVRLPVCAPRLLDGRPLRQPADLEHFTLLHAATYPGMWPEWLAAAGHPNLVPRHSLTLEHFYLTLQGALDGLGVAMGPIALVADDIAEGRLVQPFGEPALPPWRYFIYVAAARAEDGAVRAFMDWLKLAGGASAPRDA, encoded by the coding sequence ATGCGCCGAACCCTTCCTCCGCTGAATTCGCTGCGCGCGTTCGAAGCCGCCGCGCGCCACGGCAGCTTCACGCTGGCCGCCGACGAACTGTGCGTGACCCACGGCGCGATCAGCCGGCACGTTCAGCAACTGGAGGCTTGGCTCGGACGGCCGCTGTTCGAACGCCATAACCGGCGGGTGGAGCTGACGGAGGCCGGACGGGTCTACCTGGCCGAGGTCGGTGCGTCGTTCGACCGGATCGCGCTCGCCACCGCGCAGCAGCTTCAGCGAGGACGCCATGGGGTGCTGCGCGTCAGTGCGCCTGCGACGTTTTCGTTGCGCTGGCTGGTGCCGAAGCTGTCGTCGTTTCAGGTCGCCCATCCAGCCATCGAGGTACGGCTGTCGACGTCGAACGAGCCGATCGACAAGCTGCGCGACGTCGTGGACGTGATCATTCGCGGCGGGCCGCAGGCCATCGACGGCTACGTTGCCGAGGAGTTTCTTTCCGAGGTGCGGCTGCCCGTGTGTGCGCCGCGGCTTCTCGACGGACGGCCGCTGAGGCAACCCGCGGATCTCGAGCACTTCACGCTGCTGCACGCGGCCACCTATCCCGGCATGTGGCCTGAATGGCTCGCGGCAGCCGGACATCCGAATCTCGTGCCGCGCCACTCGCTCACGCTCGAGCATTTCTACCTGACGCTCCAGGGTGCGCTCGACGGGCTCGGCGTCGCGATGGGGCCGATCGCGCTCGTCGCGGACGACATCGCCGAAGGTCGGCTCGTGCAGCCGTTCGGCGAACCGGCGCTGCCGCCGTGGCGCTATTTCATCTATGTGGCCGCGGCGCGTGCGGAAGACGGCGCGGTACGCGCTTTCATGGATTGGCTGAAACTGGCGGGCGGCGCGTCGGCTCCGCGCGACGCCTGA
- a CDS encoding replication initiation protein — MPRKPASKGSDKQVSLFQTPEPPDLLRKAVQAIHIAPKSGKIGLQQRKMFSSLIKNALRQEAFEPGRTSFSISIASLSHESGLNSNNTKYVKDTVNSLISTVVNWDYLAADRSTVWKASGLLAGAELEQSVLKYSFSDQIRSELLNPEIYALIDMRIAREFRRSHSLALWENTVRYEGIGITAKIPLPKFRDLILGQDKASQSYKEYKLFKSKVLVPCIQEVNEVSDHTLELIEHKSGRSVEAVQFKVTRKQSADTVEDGDVKNEALVEEVAKFGIPRSEARRLITQYGVQRIKAAIAYTLNRTTKKNAAPVDNVAAYFRKALTHGYTLSDGQATETATPAKETAQSKQEQIRDKYLAAKVEEAGAYFRELEIDDQTKLIERYNETVAGSKDLTLSPKKKASKLAQTSFFRWLALDTWGEPTSDDLLEFLLKSSLAAN; from the coding sequence ATGCCGCGCAAGCCCGCAAGCAAAGGCTCAGACAAACAGGTTTCGCTGTTTCAGACACCCGAGCCTCCCGACTTGCTGCGCAAGGCGGTCCAGGCGATTCATATCGCGCCCAAGTCCGGGAAGATCGGGCTGCAGCAGCGCAAGATGTTCAGCTCGCTGATCAAGAACGCGCTTCGGCAGGAGGCGTTCGAGCCGGGCCGCACGAGCTTCTCGATCTCGATCGCGTCGCTCTCGCACGAGAGCGGGTTGAACAGCAACAACACGAAATACGTGAAGGACACGGTCAACTCGCTGATCAGTACCGTCGTCAACTGGGACTATCTGGCCGCGGATCGATCGACAGTCTGGAAAGCGTCGGGCCTGCTCGCCGGCGCGGAGCTCGAGCAGTCGGTGCTGAAGTACAGCTTCTCCGACCAGATTCGCAGCGAGTTGCTCAACCCCGAGATCTACGCACTGATCGATATGCGGATCGCCCGCGAGTTCCGGCGGTCGCACTCGCTCGCGTTGTGGGAAAACACGGTGCGCTACGAAGGAATCGGCATCACCGCGAAGATCCCGCTGCCGAAATTTCGTGACCTCATTCTCGGCCAGGACAAGGCGTCGCAGTCGTACAAGGAATACAAGCTGTTCAAGAGCAAGGTCCTGGTGCCGTGCATTCAGGAGGTGAACGAAGTTTCGGATCACACGCTCGAGCTGATCGAACACAAGTCCGGCCGGAGCGTGGAAGCCGTCCAGTTCAAGGTGACGCGCAAGCAGAGCGCCGATACGGTGGAGGACGGCGACGTCAAGAACGAAGCGCTGGTCGAGGAGGTCGCCAAGTTCGGCATTCCGCGTTCGGAAGCGCGCCGGCTGATCACGCAATACGGCGTGCAGCGCATCAAGGCTGCGATTGCCTACACGCTCAATCGGACTACGAAGAAGAATGCGGCGCCGGTCGACAACGTGGCCGCGTACTTCCGCAAGGCGCTGACGCACGGCTACACGTTGTCGGACGGCCAGGCGACGGAGACGGCGACGCCGGCGAAAGAGACGGCGCAGAGCAAACAGGAACAGATTCGCGACAAATATCTGGCGGCGAAGGTCGAGGAAGCCGGCGCGTATTTCCGCGAACTGGAGATCGACGACCAGACCAAGCTGATCGAGCGTTACAACGAGACGGTGGCAGGCTCGAAGGACCTGACGCTGTCGCCGAAGAAGAAGGCGAGCAAACTCGCGCAGACCAGCTTCTTCCGATGGCTCGCGCTGGATACATGGGGCGAACCGACCTCGGACGACTTGCTGGAATTCTTGCTGAAAAGCAGTCTCGCAGCAAACTGA